A single region of the Bacillota bacterium genome encodes:
- a CDS encoding DUF4932 domain-containing protein: protein MRRRRWLARLAFVLAFIATIWAGGPGGLATAAAPRYSVEVRPELELLAGVLAQTSWMKVGHPEGTGSAYFGALKGFFSRYRDHEAIRLAEALTRDGFAYDAPPTFILHLGPLPDLNLVYDYDDYLVQRAGGRDRLEAFRLALKDLAARSGFSDFVVRWRDEYSEWVNGTTFDGEKVIDWLEAFFGAEASEYHVVLAPSLFPGGGYGPLLTGTGGERLVFQIVRAQGSSSGDPDLPTGPELEAQAIHEWGHSFVNPALAPDRSRLEALGFLFQPVRRAMRRMAYTDPVTFFNEQVLRAVTSLAAEDRGVPMIYIYERFKARAVIASHSDVETAIRYNESLGFYLTREVVAILREYQDNRNLYPDFQSFVPRLLDGLAGCEPKKLSHSTGDIVLLLLGVYVLGRVDLLLLRRMR, encoded by the coding sequence ATGCGACGACGTCGGTGGCTCGCTCGGTTGGCCTTTGTTCTGGCCTTCATCGCGACCATCTGGGCCGGAGGCCCGGGGGGCCTGGCCACGGCCGCAGCACCTCGCTACAGCGTCGAGGTCCGCCCGGAGTTGGAGCTACTCGCCGGGGTGCTGGCCCAGACCAGCTGGATGAAGGTCGGCCACCCCGAGGGGACTGGTTCCGCCTACTTCGGCGCGTTGAAGGGGTTCTTTTCTCGATATCGGGATCATGAGGCCATCCGCCTGGCTGAGGCCTTGACCCGCGATGGCTTCGCCTACGATGCCCCGCCGACCTTCATCCTTCACCTCGGTCCCCTGCCGGACCTGAACCTCGTCTACGATTATGACGACTATCTGGTCCAGAGGGCCGGGGGACGGGACCGCCTCGAGGCCTTCCGGCTGGCCCTCAAGGACCTCGCTGCGAGGTCCGGTTTCAGCGACTTCGTCGTCCGATGGCGGGACGAGTACTCGGAATGGGTCAACGGGACGACTTTCGACGGAGAGAAAGTCATCGACTGGCTCGAGGCCTTCTTCGGGGCCGAGGCGAGCGAGTACCACGTCGTCCTGGCCCCATCGTTGTTCCCGGGCGGCGGCTACGGCCCGCTCTTGACCGGAACCGGAGGGGAGCGGTTGGTCTTCCAGATTGTCAGGGCTCAGGGGAGCAGTTCCGGCGACCCGGACCTCCCGACCGGACCGGAGTTGGAAGCCCAGGCCATCCACGAATGGGGGCACTCCTTCGTCAACCCCGCGTTGGCCCCGGACCGGTCCCGTCTTGAGGCCCTTGGCTTCCTCTTCCAGCCGGTGCGGCGGGCGATGCGCAGGATGGCCTACACCGACCCGGTTACCTTCTTCAACGAGCAGGTCCTTCGAGCTGTGACCTCCCTGGCCGCGGAAGACCGTGGCGTGCCGATGATCTACATCTATGAGCGGTTCAAGGCCCGAGCGGTCATCGCCAGCCACAGCGATGTCGAGACGGCCATCAGGTACAACGAGTCCCTGGGGTTCTACCTGACCAGGGAGGTCGTTGCCATCCTCCGAGAGTATCAGGACAATCGCAACCTCTACCCGGACTTCCAAAGCTTCGTGCCGCGGTTGCTGGATGGGCTGGCCGGCTGTGAGCCCAAGAAGCTCAGTCATTCCACGGGCGACATCGTCCTGCTGCTCCTAGGAGTCTACGTCCTCGGCCGGGTCGACCTCCTCCTCCTTAGGAGGATGAGATAA
- a CDS encoding PspA/IM30 family protein: protein MNLLERVSTLIRANLNDLIDRAEDPEKMIKQVLLDMQNQLIQVKTQVAIAIADERKLEKRHGENVQAAREWEDKAGLAVDKAQDDLAKGALERRNAHQAIADGFKQQWEEQKQQVQVLKQALSGLEAKITEAEAKKDLLIAQNRRALTGKRVAESRARISGTDPLSTFRRMEEKITDIELKAQATQEMHQESLEEKFAKLEKDDLLDRQLAELKVKRSGKAGV, encoded by the coding sequence GTGAACCTATTGGAAAGAGTCAGCACGCTGATCCGCGCCAATCTCAACGACCTGATCGATCGGGCCGAAGATCCGGAGAAGATGATCAAGCAGGTCCTCCTCGACATGCAGAACCAGTTGATCCAGGTCAAGACCCAGGTGGCCATCGCCATCGCGGACGAGCGGAAGCTGGAGAAGCGTCACGGCGAGAACGTCCAGGCGGCCAGAGAGTGGGAAGACAAGGCCGGGTTGGCCGTCGACAAGGCTCAGGACGACTTGGCCAAGGGAGCCCTGGAACGGCGCAACGCGCACCAGGCCATCGCCGACGGGTTCAAGCAACAGTGGGAGGAACAGAAACAGCAGGTCCAGGTGCTCAAGCAGGCCCTGTCCGGCCTGGAAGCGAAGATCACCGAGGCCGAGGCGAAGAAGGACCTTCTCATCGCCCAGAACCGCCGGGCCCTGACCGGCAAGCGGGTGGCCGAGAGTCGGGCCAGGATTTCTGGTACCGATCCCCTGAGCACCTTCCGGCGGATGGAAGAGAAGATCACCGATATCGAACTAAAGGCTCAAGCGACCCAGGAGATGCACCAGGAGTCGCTCGAGGAGAAATTCGCCAAGCTCGAGAAGGACGACTTGCTCGACCGGCAACTGGCCGAGCTGAAGGTCAAGCGGTCGGGCAAGGCCGGGGTCTGA